One stretch of Diabrotica undecimpunctata isolate CICGRU chromosome 5, icDiaUnde3, whole genome shotgun sequence DNA includes these proteins:
- the LOC140441264 gene encoding uncharacterized protein, with product MRPTTIFYLYAIIWLTNSEQIHKKYTNTPINKSPGIYYEHIKNVQFIETHWNILSHIPLQPFTDKLNFVDLTYQKTLRLCQNKPVLIELRLCDTSLKLLGQIIPRLFQDEQTLKNIILHEHFRPKRALFNAIGSVFRTLFGTLDSDDAENFNNAINKAESNENHLLDLLKQQIHVVKATIANFNNSITNLDRNKVIFDKNFESITNYTDKMNNKYFNLDLKQKIEEHFTLLTFFITELQQEYSTLINVILFARNNNLHPSVITPEQLIQELSKTVTHLPSTSTYPFPLTIDYAHKYFDIILLKYIYFDNKILITVSIPLVSNTPYSLFKLISLPIIHPTLKRLTFILPSVKYLVLSENRNIYVTIDTLEDCYSLDEEKLICKNPDTFRFTHTNPICETELLTSITNIPSSCDTRIIQTEYEIWHKLNKPNSWIYVLPKPTDLTLSCQTSTPISIVLSNTGIFSTSNNCKTYTGSTILISVSNPKESNFQSIIPDLSLPEVCCDDIKINNESKLHLVPLQLNNLDRDALNLASHKLDNLEKMTSETNINFSDTIKNSSYFTYAILFLIKCMLLYILYRIIKYFYRRFRRNPSHSCQQITNCLTLNICQSKRKHVHETDLSIDCKHNKDNNYSESKKCEETSFTETTPIRRSERLSRLKETI from the exons atgcgaccaacaacaatattctactt gtatgcaataatatggctgacaaatagtgaacaaattcacaagaaatataccaatactcctatcaacaaatcacctggaatctattacgaacacataaaaaatgttcaatttattgaaactcattggaacatattaagtcatattcctttacaaccttttacagacaaattaaattttgtagatctcacctatcaaaaaacattaagactgtgtcaaaacaaaccagttcttattgaattacgattatgcgatacttcactaaaactcttaggacaaatcatacctagactctttcaagatgaacaaactttaaaaaacataattctgcatgaacattttagaccaaaacgcgctctatttaatgcaattggatctgttttcaggaccttattcggtaccttagacagtgatgatgctgaaaatttcaataatgctattaacaaagctgaaagtaacgaaaatcatcttcttgatttactaaaacaacaaattcatgtagtaaaagccacgattgcaaattttaataactctattacaaatctagaccgaaacaaagtgatttttgataaaaattttgaatcaattaccaattacacagataaaatgaataataaatattttaatttagatttaaaacaaaaaattgaagaacattttaccttactaactttctttataacagaattacaacaagaatattctactttaataaacgttatcctatttgcaagaaataataaccttcatccttctgttataacacctgagcaactaattcaagaattatctaaaacggtaacgcatttacctagtacatcgacttatccatttccattgactatcgattatgctcataaatatttcgatatcattttacttaaatatatatattttgataacaagattttaattacggttagtatacctttggttagtaatactccttattctctttttaaactaatatctcttcctataattcatccaacattaaagagacttacctttattcttccatctgtcaaatatcttgttctttcagaaaatagaaacatttatgttactattgatacattagaagactgttattcattagatgaagaaaaacttatttgcaaaaatcctgatactttccgatttacacacactaatccaatttgtgaaactgaattgttaacttcaataacaaacataccatctagttgcgatactcgtataattcaaacagaatatgaaatttggcataaattaaacaaaccaaattcttggatatatgttttacccaaaccaacagatttaactttaagctgtcagactagtacgccaatatctattgttctttcaaacacaggtattttttctacttcgaataattgcaaaacttacaccggatcaactattttgatatctgtctcaaatccaaaagaaagtaattttcagtctatcattccagatttatcccttccagaagtctgttgtgatgatattaagataaataatgaatccaaattacaccttgttcccttacaattaaataatctcgatcgagatgcattaaatttagcaagccataaactagataatttagagaaaatgacctcagaaacaaatattaatttttcagacacaataaaaaatagttcttatttcacttatgcaatcttatttttgataaaatgtatgttactttatattttatacaggataattaaatatttttaccgacgatttcgtagaaatccgtcacatagttgtcaacaaattacaaattgtttaacactaaatatatgtcaaagtaaacgaaaacatgtacatgagacagatttaagtatagattgtaaacataataaagacaataattatagtgaatccaaaaagtgtgaagagactagtttcacagagactacaccgataagacgaagtgaaagactatcgagactaaaagaaactatttaa